The following proteins come from a genomic window of Sander vitreus isolate 19-12246 chromosome 14, sanVit1, whole genome shotgun sequence:
- the trim71 gene encoding E3 ubiquitin-protein ligase TRIM71 has product MLQMASFPDTDLQTCPLCKELCGSSAPISSSSSTSSSSSHTSSSSSQTNRRLHVLPCLHAFCRQCLEGQRSPGDPLKLRCPTCDQKVCISEAGVDSLPSSNFLFSNLLDVVVSSEEQIQNKNGHHRGGLGGGSSGFHHPNHGGLLHPNHLGEPQCSSCDEENPATSHCLDCQEYLCDNCVRAHQRVRLTKDHFIERLGENFHLGRNNVNNKPGQPGVSVSLAQSLQNNFALLSLFQDHMSFCQHHDNEVFLFFCESCSVPICRECSVGRHMGHTFIYLQDAVQDCRAITIQLLADAQQGRQAVQLSMEKVQAMAEQVEIKAKVVQTEVKALVLKHKKALEERECELLWKVEKIRQVKAKSLYLQVEKLHQSLTKLDSTIAAVSQVLDEGRHLDVLLARERMLTQIHELKALRSLLQAQEDDRFMFTPPDQALYIAIQSMGLISSGAFALVTKAHGEGLKSALRGKPASFTVIGYDHDGEPRLSGGDTVSAIVMSVPDGNLSAAEVTDHQNGSYTVSYLPKTEGEHLVSVLVCNQHIQGSPFKVIVKSGRSYGSLGSQVSSFGCEGEGDGQLCRPWGISVDKEGYVVVADRSNNRIQIFKPCGAFHHKFGSLGSRPGQFDRPAGVACDSQRRIIVADKDNHRVQVFTFEGQFLLKFGEKGTKNGQFNYPWDVAVNSEGKILVSDTRNHRVQLFAPDGSFLNKYGFEGALWKHFDSPRGVAFNHEDHLVVTDFNNHRLLVIRPDCQSARFLGSEGTGNGQFLRPQGVAVDQENRIIVADSRNHRVQVFEPNGNFLCKFGTQGSSFGHMDRPSGVAVTPEGVIVVVDFGNNRILKF; this is encoded by the exons ATGCTGCAGATGGCTTCGTTCCCAGACACGGACCTGCAGACCTGCCCGCTCTGCAAGGAGCTGTGCGGCTCCTCTGCTCCTATTTCTTCTAGCTCTTCTacctcttcatcttcctcacATACCTCATCCTCCTCCAGCCAGACAAACAGGAGGCTCCACGTCCTGCCCTGCCTCCATGCCTTCTGCAGGCAGTGCCTAGAGGGCCAGCGCAGTCCAGGGGACCCGCTGAAGCTCCGGTGCCCCACCTGTGACCAGAAGGTGTGCATCTCTGAGGCCGGAGTGGACTCACTGCCTTCCTCCAACTTCCTCTTCAGCAATCTGCTGGACGTGGTGGTGAGCTCTGAGGAGCAGATTCAGAACAAGAATGGCCACCACCGGGGAGGCTTAGGTGGAGGCTCCTCTGGCTTCCATCACCCTAATCATGGAGGCCTGCTGCACCCTAACCACCTGGGAGAGCCTCAGTGCAGTTCCTGCGACGAGGAGAACCCAGCCACCTCCCACTGCCTTGACTGCCAGGAGTATCTGTGTGACAATTGTGTGCGGGCACACCAGAGGGTGCGGCTGACCAAGGACCACTTCATCGAGCGCCTGGGAGAGAACTTTCACCTGGGCCGAAACAATGTCAACAACAAGCCGGGCCAGCCGGGGGTATCGGTGTCTCTCGCCCAGTCCTTGCAGAACAACTTTGCCCTGCTGTCCCTGTTCCAGGACCACATGAGCTTCTGCCAACACCATGACAATGAG GTGTTTCTGTTCTTCTGTGAATCCTGCTCGGTGCCTATCTGTAGGGAGTGCAGTGTTGGCCGTCATATGGGCCACACCTTTATTTATCTACAAGATGCTGTACAGGACTGCAGGGCCATCACCATCCAGCTGCTGGCAGATGCCCAGCAGGGACGTCAGGCTGTGCAG ctaAGCATGGAGAAGGTCCAGGCCATGGCAGAGCAGGTGGAGATCAAAGCCAAGGTGGTGCAGACGGAAGTGAAGGCCCTTGTGCTCAAACACAAGAAAGCACTGGAGGAGAGGGAGTGTGAACTACTGTGGAAG gtGGAGAAAATCCGTCAGGTGAAGGCTAAGTCTTTGTACCTGCAGGTGGAGAAACTGCACCAGAGTCTGACCAAGTTGGACAGCACCATCGCGGCCGTCAGCCAGGTGCTGGATGAGGGCCGCCACCTTGACGTGCTGCTGGCCAGAGAGCGTATGCTCACCCAGATCCATGAACTCAAGGCTTTGAGGAGCCTGCTGCAGGCGCAAGAGGATGACCGCTTCATGTTCACTCCTCCAGACCAG GCTCTGTACATAGCTATCCAGTCAATGGGCCTTATCAGCAGTGGAGCCTTTGCCCTAGTCACCAAAGCCCATGGTGAGGGTCTGAAAAGTGCTCTACGTGGCAAGCCTGCATCCTTCACTGTGATTGGATACGACCATGATGGCGAGCCACGTCTTTCCGGCGGGGACACGGTGTCTGCAATAGTCATGTCAGTCCCAGACGGTAACCTGTCTGCAGCGGAGGTAACGGACCACCAGAATGGCTCCTACACCGTCAGCTACCTGCCTAAAACTGAGGGGGAGCACCTTGTGTCGGTGTTGGTGTGTAACCAGCACATCCAGGGCAGCCCCTTCAAGGTGATCGTGAAGTCAGGGAGGAGCTATGGCTCCCTGGgctcccaggtttcttccttcGGGTGCGAGGGGGAGGGAGATGGTCAGCTGTGTCGTCCCTGGGGCATCAGCGTGGACAAGGAGGGATACGTGGTGGTGGCCGATCGCAGTAACAACCGCATACAG ATATTCAAGCCTTGCGGTGCCTTCCACCATAAGTTTGGCTCTCTGGGTTCTCGGCCTGGTCAGTTTGATCGTCCAGCGGGGGTCGCATGTGACAGTCAGAGACGAATCATTGTGGCTGATAAAGACAATCACCGTGTGCAG GTGTTTACTTTTGAGGGCCAGTTCCTGCTGAAGTTTGGGGAAAAGGGTACTAAGAATGGGCAATTTAACTATCCCTGGGATGTGGCTGTCAACTCTGAGGGTAAGATCCTGGTCTCAGACACTAGGAACCACCGTGTGCAGCTCTTCGCCCCTGACGGCTCTTTCCTCAACAAGTATGGCTTTGAAGGGGCCCTGTGGAAACACTTTGACTCTCCCAGAGGAGTGGCCTTTAATCACGAAGACCACCTGGTGGTGACCGACTTCAACAACCACAGGCTCCTTGTCATCCGACCGGACTGCCAGTCAGCTCGCTTTCTGGGCTCTGAGGGCACCGGGAACGGGCAGTTTCTGCGGCCCCAGGGCGTCGCTGTGGACCAGGAGAACCGAATCATCGTGGCCGACTCCCGCAACCACCGAGTCCAAGTGTTTGAGCCCAATGGAAACTTCTTATGCAAATTTGGCACACAGGGGAGTAGCTTTGGACACATGGATCGCCCCTCCGGTGTGGCTGTGACGCCTGAAGGAGTCATTGTGGTGGTTGACTTTGGAAATAATCGCATCCTCAAGTTCTAA